One window from the genome of Haliaeetus albicilla chromosome 26, bHalAlb1.1, whole genome shotgun sequence encodes:
- the TNFSF8 gene encoding tumor necrosis factor ligand superfamily member 8 translates to MCSAQEQTLFQVKDSHESAMHENEDTVSRRLGATNKTSLYFTIATLVVLLVFALATIMVLVVQRTAADPAMEGIAKPITTGNTSEDYLRILQNVPTKRAAAYMRVSNPVNSSKLSLVEKGICEDIQCKSEELVIRKQGLYLIYCHLNFHFPNCSNSPTDLKIELLVNDKVDRQTLSTWCASETCQEKTFKTLFQLHLTYLNVKDRISVTLNHPKFLNEISLPNENVLGVLRYSDEM, encoded by the exons ATGTGCTCGGCACAAGAGCAAACACTTTTTCAGGTTAAGGACTCTCATGAATCAGCCATGCATGAGAATGAAGACACCGTTTCAAGGAGGCTTGGAGCCACTAACAAAACAAGTTTGTATTTCACCATCGCTACCCTTGTTGTGTTACTCGTCTTTGCATTAGCCACCATCATGGTCTTAGTTGTTCAGAGGACG GCAGCTGATCCTGCCATGGAGGGCATTGCAAAACCTATCACGACAG GGAACACCTCCGAAGACTATTTAAGAATCCTACAGAATGTCCCGACCAAGAGAGCCGCTGCGTACATGAGAG TGTCCAATCCAGTAAACAGTTCAAAACTGAGCTTGGTCGAGAAGGGTATTTGTGAAGACATCCAGTGCAAGAGCGAAGAGCTGGTGATAAGGAAACAAGGCCTCTACTTGATCTATTGCCACTTGAACTTTCATTTTCCCAACTGTTCAAACAGCCCTACCGACCTCAAGATAGAGCTCCTTGTAAATGACAAAGTCGACAGGCAAACATTATCCACATGGTGCGCATCAGAAACATGCCAAGAAAAGACGTTTAAGACCTTGTTCCAGCTGCATTTGACTTACCTGAATGTGAAGGACCGAATATCAGTAACACTTAATCATCCTAAATTCTTGAATGAAATCTCTCTTCCCAATGAAAACGTTCTTGGGGTCTTGAGGTACAGCGATGAAATGTGA